Genomic window (Roseivirga sp. 4D4):
GGCCTCAGGGTTGAGAAATACATCTGTCTTTAAGCTCCTATCACGATTTTTGTTGCCAGTATTAATAGTATTGGCATTTATTTCTACAAAAACATTTTCCACCAAATCACCATTTATAACGATTGAACCCTTGAACTCAGTGAACTTTCCTCTGACATTCAAAACACCAAAGTGCTTAGCACTAAATGATATTTGGGTATTGAAAGAATTAATTTCATAGGTCTTGGCCGATCCAGAGGATTGGAACAAAACCAGAGCAAGAAGTAACTGGAAGAATGAAGTAATCATTCTTCTACAGCGAGTACGTTTAACTCAATTCTTACATCGTTACCTATAAGAGGCTTTCCGTTCGGAAGTTTTCTATCAAATGTAACACCATAGTCGTGCCGATTGATGGTCAACGTTGCAAATACCGCCATGGTATTCAGACCTCTAGGGTCTTTTGCAGGGCCTATAATTTTGAAAGGGAACTCAACAGTATTGGTGGTTCCATGAATTGTCAGTTGACCCTTCATGATGAATTGATCTTCTTGTTTTGTTACAGATTGATTTTTGAAACGAATTTCAGTGTAATTGGCAGCGTCTAAAAACGCGGGACTCTTGACAGCTTGTTCCCCACCTGTACTATTGCTAGTATAACTCTCGACTGAAATAATGACATCGGCCGCGATTTTTGAAGGGTCTTGATCATAGGTGATGGTCCCTTTAACTGTATTAAAACGACCAAGAACATCCACAGATCCGAATCTTTGAACCTTAGAAGTGACCGCGGTATGTTCATTGTCGATGCTGAAATTTTGTGCGTTTGATTGAATTAGTATACCTAGAAATAAGAGGCTTAGTAAATGTTTGAGCATAGTGATAATTGTTTCTCAAGGTTTACTAGGAAAGGATGGGAGTGTTATGAAAAAGGGTTGGTCCGTTAGTAGGTGGGGATAAAATGCCTTATCTAAGTGAGACGATGTTAATCCAGCGCAACAATAGCTTTTAACGCATTTTTGTAGGATCTGCTAAGCTTGAGTTGATGGCCAGTTTTTAGTATGACCATATATTCTCCATTGAAATAGTTCTGTAGCTCCTTAATTTCAGATTTTTTAACAATGGTCGACCTATGGATTCGGACGAAGACTTCTGGATCCAATTCACTCTCTATTTGGCTAATCGTCCCACGTTTCAGAAACTTTTCTCCATTGGTATTGACCTCAATATAGTTACCTGAAGCGTTAAGGAAGATAACTTCTGATAAGGGTACCAATTCGATTTTCCCTACCGACTTTATGGCAATTTCAGTTCTATACTGTTTGTTTGAAACGTTTGTACTAAAGCTAGTAGAGTCAATAATGTGATTGAGAGCATTTGATCGACAATGGGCTTTAGCCTTATTAAGGCTCTGGTAAAACCTTTGATCGGTATAGGGTTTTAGTAGGTAATCCACGGCATTTAGTTCGAAGGCTTTGATGGCTTGATCATCAAATGCGGTGACGAAAATAAAGAAAGTATTCGCGTGCCCCATCAGTTGTTCTACCACTTCGGTTCCAAGTAAATGTGGCATTTGAATATCCATAAATACGATGTGCGGACTTTGGGTCAAGATGTGACTCAGAGCATCTTTGCCGTTCGATGCGGTACCGATGATTTCACAGTCCTCAACTTTCTCCAACAATATCTTGATGGAATCAATTGCTAGTGGCTCATCATCCACTATGAATACTTTATAGTAGAACTCACTCATGCAATTCTGACTTTATTGGAATTTCAAACTTAGCAAGAGTACAACCATTAGCACTCTTTGACAAAGAAAAGCTTGCGGAGCCATTGTAAATGGTTTGAAGCCTTTGTCGGACATTCTTGATGCCCATTCCATTAATTGACAGTTTTCCCGTGTTTTCAGAAAGATCCGTACCGTTATCCTCAATGTTAAGGGATAGATAATCTTCATCCAGTACTGCAGATATTTTTAAAGAAGCATTGTCCATTGAATGGAACGCATGTTTAAAACAATTTTCTACAATTGGCTGTGAAATGAAGGCAGGGATTTGTGTACTTTTCGCTTTTTCATCCAGATGAAACTTCACCCTTAGGGTATCACCGAATCTAATTTTTTCTACTTCAAGATATTTGGCTATGAGTTCCATTTCTTCCTCCAGACTAATGAGATTTTTTTCTTGATTTTTGAGCGTGGCTCTTAACAAATCACTTAAGGTGGCAATAGTCTCCGTAGCAAGTTCTAGCTCATTCTTTCGTATTAATGAGGCTATAGAGTGTAAAGAGTTAAATAGAAAATGGGGTTGAATCTGTGCTTTTAAAGTATCTAATTGAGCCGATAAGAGCTGTTTTTCCAATGATTGTACTTCGAGGTCCAGCTCGTGTTGGCGCTCTTTATTCAATTTGGCCTTCTGATAGTAGATGATCAGCATACTGAAGGCAGCAATGAGAAGGTAGACCAACAAGTTGGCCGCTGTCCCTGTGGTCAAATTCGCTTGGAGAAACTCAAAAATGCTCGTTTCCGGGCTAAAGAAAAGCTTGCTAAGGGTGCTAAGTATAATCGTATATACTAGCGTGAAACCTATGGCATAGCCAAAGTGAATCATCCCGTTTTTCAAACGATTCGTGCTTCGAACCCGGCTGACCAAACTAAATATAAAGGGAGTGAGGACCGCCCAGCCCATCCAAACTACTGATTGGCGCCAAACAAAATTTGGCCAGCCACCCTCATAACTATTTTGAAAGCGTACATAGAGCTGTGTAGCTGAGATTAGAGTGATCAACAGCCAGAATGTAAAATTGATAAAAAGCAGGCGAGCATTATGGGCTTGTGCCTTCCGAAAAAAACTCATGAATCATGGATAAGCCTTCCATTCAAAGAATTTTCGCAAATTCTTGAACATAAAGTTACTTAAATTACGTAGTTATGTCTTTAGAGTTGAATCTCAAAGACTTTCCAGTTTCTAATGCTCGCAGTAATCAATTTTCTTAACCCCACTTTACTATGGGGGCTCCTTGCGATATCAATTCCCATAATCATTCATCTCTTTAATCTTAGAAGAGTAAAAAAGATTGAATTCTCGAATACTTCACTTCTAAAGCGAGTAAAAGAAGAGAGTTCTGCAAAAAGGAAACCGGTAGAGTTATTAATACTCATTTCAAGGATTCTCGGTGTGATTCTCCTAGTACTGACTTTTGCCCGGCCTGTTTACAAGAATCAAAAGAATGATTTGAGTTTACAGGATGAAGTGCTCGTTTATTTGGACAACTCTTTGAGTCTTTCTGTGAGGGGAGATGGGGCGCAAACTGCGTTTGATAATGCATATAGTCTTACACAGGATTTGGTGAATGCCTATCCGGATGGTACTGTATTTAGATTCATAGAAAACAGCTATAGCAATTCAATAGCCACAGAATTTACCAAGTCTTCTTTGACCGATAATCTGACAGAAATCAAACAAGTCGGTGTTGACCGTAGCTTTCTAGAAATTTCTAATAGACAGACTGGCCAGGGCATAAGTGGAGACATTTACTTTGTATCCGATTTTCAGGATAACACAGGTTTAGAACTGCTGAGAACCGATACAGCCAATAACTACTTTCTAGTGCCAGTTGCTGGTTCAGAATACAGTAATATCTATGTCGATAGTGTGTATCTCCAAAATACCTTTTTGTCTGGCAGCGTGACAAATCTTTTAAGAATCCAGCTAAGAAGAAATGATCGAAGTATTGATCAAGTTAATTTAAAGCTGTACATCGATGATCGGCTTTCTGGAACCAGCCAGGTTAATTTTGAAGGTGATCTTTTGGCTAGTTATGATTTTGAAATTCCCAGTGTAGATCAAGGGATGGATAAGATCAGGATTACACTCGATGACCCTGGGTTGGCCTTTGACAATGATTATTATTTAGCGATCAATCAGTTGGATAAAATCCGAGTTTTAGAAATTTACCAATCCAACACTCCCTCATTTATTTCTGCTCTTTTCGAAGACAATGAGTTATTTCAATTTGAAAGGGTTAACGCGAACGCTTTAGATAATCAGAAAATTGAATCGGCCGATTTTATACTCATCAACCAACTAGCGACTTATACAAATCAGCTTTCCAATGCTATTTCTAATTCAATTGATGGGGGTAAGACAGTGCTTATAGTACCAGCAAGACAATCAAACCCTAATGAGCTGAATAGACTGGGACTGGGCGTTGTTAGAGGAACTCAGCAACGAGTCGATTTAGAGGTGCCAGACTATGAAAATCCGTTTTTCGAGGGGGTATTTGTCGAAAACTCTGAAAACCTTGAGATGCCAAATGCAAGGGTCTTGTTTAGGCTAGTTAATGAAGAACTTCCTTATTTAAGCTTTAAGAATGGGAGGTCTTTCTTATCTAAGGTATTGAGTAATGGCAGCTTATTTTTCTTTGCCAGCAGCTTTGATTCAGATCTGACGTCATTTCCGAATCATGCGCTTTTTGTTCCGGTTCTCTACAAACTTGCACTTGGGAGCAAAGCCAATTTGTCGAATTTGTATTATAGTACTGATGATGAAACGATTATTTATCCGATGAACGGTCAAGATAGGAGTGATATTTATGAATTGAGAAGAGGTGATGTGCTATTAATCCCCGATCAACGTCAGGAAGAGAATAGGTTGATTATGGAAATTCCAAAAGATCAAATATCGGCTGGACATTATGATTTGGTACTTAATGATCAGAATGTAGGCACTTTAGCTTTCAATTTACCCAAAGAGGAGTCGGATATACATAGCATTGACTTCGATTATCTCGAGGAACTTAGTGCTGCGCCTAGTGTTACATTATTGAATAGTGATGGAAGTCAGTCAGTTAAGGAAGAAATTAGGGCTGGTATAGATGGAATTCCGCTTTGGAAGTATGCCTTGTTAGGAGCATTGCTTTTTCTTTTTTTAGAAATAATATTAATCCGATATTTGTAGCATGGAATTTTTGATTCGTGCTGCTGAAATTCTGCACCCTGATTCTCCACTTCACAAATCCACAAAGGACGTATTAATCTCAAACGGCAAGATCCATCGGATCGCAGATCGTATTGAATTTGATGGTCAGGTGATTTCCGCTGATGGTTTGAAATTGAGCATCGGTTGGTTCGATATGAGGGCTCATTATAATGATCCAGGTTTTGAGCATAAAGAGGATATTGATAGTGGTACGAGGACAGCTTTGTCAGGAGGATTTACTGATGTAGCCCTCTTGCCAAACACCAATCCAGTGGTTAACACTAAGAATGGAGTTTCATACTATCAAAAACACAATAAACTTTCTCCAGTAAACCTTCACCCCATTGCGGCAGTCACCATTGATTGTCAAGGTAAGGAGTTAACGGAGATGATTGATTTACATCATGCCGGGGCAATAGCTTTTTCCGATGGCCTAAAAACAATATGGCATACCGACATCTTATTGAAAGCCCTTCAATACCTACAGAAATTTGATGGACTATTGATTAACAGGCCGGAAGATCAACACCTGACTGCCTTTGGGCATATGAATGAAGGGCAAGTTAGCACGGTGCTGGGCCTCAAAGGGATGCCTGCACTTTCTGAATCTGTGATGATTCAGAGAGACTTGAAATTACTCGACTATGCAGGGGGAAAGATTCACTTTAGCTTGGTCTCAACAAAGGAAAGTGTAGAATTGATTAAGGCAGCAAAGGCTGATGGCCTAAAAGTAACCTGCGATGTAGGTGTGAACTATCTGAAATTCACCGAGCAGGATCTTGAAGACTATGACACAAACCTGAAAGTCAATCCACCTTATCGATTGGAAGAAGATCGTCAGGCCCTTATTGAGGCAGTTTTGGACGGCACTATCGATGCAGTTGTAAGCGATCACAACCCTCATGATGAAGAGGGTAAGAAACTTGAATTCGATTTAGCCGACTTTGGTTCGGCTAATCAACAATCCTTCTATAGTGTCATAAGCGCTATCTTAGGAGATAAGTTGGATCAAGTGATGAGTAACTTCACTTCGAATCCGAGAGAGATTTTGGGCATTGAAGTACCCAAAATTGAGGAAGGGGCAGATGCCTGCTTAACACTTTTTAGTCCAAAGAAGCATTGGACATTCAATTCTCAGACCAATAATTCCAAATCAGTGGCTTCACCTGTTTTCGGTAATACGCTGGAAGGGGTCGTCATTGGAACCATAAACAAAGGAGAGCTTCATCTCAATAATTATGAAGATTAATCCGATAATACCCAGGCTTTCATTTCGGTATGGACTGGCAGGAGGGCTAATGGCCATTGTGGCATTTCTGGTTTTCTTCTATTTGGATCAAGAGCCTTGGAGAAACCTGATTTCCTTTATGCTTGATATCTTGATCGTTGGATTGTTCTCTTTCCTTTCTATCAAAGATTTTAGGTCTAATTATAATAATGGTGAACTGAGGTTCTATCATGGGATGAGCCTTGGTTTTATTTGCTATAGTACTATCGCATTTGTGTTTGCCATATTCTACCTGGTATTTATGCAGTGGATAGAGCCCGACTTCTTGAATATGTTTATTGAGACTGCTAAATCGGATATGGAGTTGAGAAAGGACATGATTTTGCAGGGAGTAGAAAGCGATCCTGAGATCTACTTTGCAGAACAACTGGCTTCTCTGGACAAAATCACCAAATCGAGCCTAATTTTTGATTCATTTTTGAAGAAGCTGATTTTTGGAATTTTCTTGACCCCGATCTTTTCGATTGTATTGAGAACACGCCAAGCCTAAAATCTATCGTTAATCCTGTCAATTATTCACTTAAGTAAAAAAGAAGAGGTGATAGACCTTAAGTAGGTAAACTTGCAGAAAATAAGTATTTTTCAAGTCGTCAACCTTAATTAAACTAAGATGGAAGAACAAATAACTACAGGCCAGGTGGCCAAAAAATGGGGATTGATTTATGGTCTTGTAGCCACAGTAATCAATTTAATTCCGCTATTACTTGAATTACAAGCTTCGTGGTGGCCTGTTGTGAACATTGTGATAGCCGTGGTTATGTATGCATTGGCTACCAAGGAGTTTAAGACTAATAATGGTGGTTTTATGACCTTTGGCGAGGGCTTTAGGATAAGTATGGTCGCTGCACTGATCGCAGGAGTGATCCGAAACGTAGTGAACTATGTATACGTTAAGTTCATTGATGACACTGTAATGCAACGCATTCAACAGGCAGTTGAAGACAGCTGGAGAGAACAAGGAATGTCGGAGGAGCAAATAGAACAAATGTCGGGCTTTTCAGCAGGCATATCAAATCCAGAGATTACCTTAGTTTTGGGTATTGTATTTGTACTGCTCGGTGGGCTAATCTGGGGTTCGATAGTTTCTGCAGTGAATAAAAACGAGGCTGAAGATTTTTAGAAATTGACACAAATATCTATAGTAATACCGCTTTATAACGAAGAGGAATCACTACCAGAACTCATTGATTGGATAAGCCGTGTGATGAAAACGCATGGCTTTCTTTATGAGGTGCTAATGGTGGATGATGGCAGTACTGATGGCTCTTGGGAAGTAGTGCAAACGCTAGCTCAAGAGCATCCGATCAAGGCTATTAAATTCAACAGAAACTATGGCAAGTCCGCGGCCTTGAATGTAGGCTTTAAGCATGCCGAAGGTGAAGTTGTTATTACTATGGATGCGGATTTACAGGATAGCCCTGATGAAATTCCTGATTTGTTCGAAATGGTCAAGTCAGGAAAACACTTGGTTTCTGGTTGGAAGAAGAAGCGTTATGACCCAATAACCAAGACCATTCCCTCTAAGTTGTTTAATGGTGTGACCAGAATACTTTCCGGTATAAAGCTTCATGATTTCAATTGTGGTTTAAAGGCGTATGACCAAAAGCTGGTTAAGACGCTGGATATCTATGGCGAAATGCACCGTTATATACCAGTGATCGCAAAGCGGAATGGATTCACTAAAATTGGTGAAAAAGTCGTTGAGCATAGAGCCCGAAAGTATGGTCAAACTAAGTTTGGTATTGAACGGTTTATTTATGGCTTTTTAGACCTCCTATCTATTTCATTTGTCTCTAGGTACAAGAAGCGTCCAATGCACTTCTTTGGTTCATTGGGCACAATGTCCTTTCTTCTAGGCTTTGTTTTTGTTTTGGGAATTACGTGGGAGAAGGTCAGGGCCATTTACATCCTTAAGACAGGTGACTATCGCGATATTGTTGAGCAGCCGCTGTTCTTCTTAGCCATTGCCGCTATAATTGTTGGGGTGCAACTCTTTCTAGCAGGATTTGTGGGTGAAATGATGGTCATGAACTCTCACAAGAGGAACGACTATATTTTTGATGAGACCATTGGCTTGGATCAATGAATTTCTATTCGATTATAATTCCAGTCTATAATCGACCCGATGAAGTAAGAGAACTTCTAGAGTCACTCACTGCC
Coding sequences:
- a CDS encoding YceI family protein; the protein is MITSFFQLLLALVLFQSSGSAKTYEINSFNTQISFSAKHFGVLNVRGKFTEFKGSIVINGDLVENVFVEINANTINTGNKNRDRSLKTDVFLNPEAYPIIRFQSTENKDKGEIKGILSIKDSSNIAILAYDTQREDKLLILSGDCSIKRDDFNLDFGTMDDLVSNEVKIEVSIRLTL
- a CDS encoding YceI family protein — its product is MLKHLLSLLFLGILIQSNAQNFSIDNEHTAVTSKVQRFGSVDVLGRFNTVKGTITYDQDPSKIAADVIISVESYTSNSTGGEQAVKSPAFLDAANYTEIRFKNQSVTKQEDQFIMKGQLTIHGTTNTVEFPFKIIGPAKDPRGLNTMAVFATLTINRHDYGVTFDRKLPNGKPLIGNDVRIELNVLAVEE
- a CDS encoding LytR/AlgR family response regulator transcription factor; the encoded protein is MSEFYYKVFIVDDEPLAIDSIKILLEKVEDCEIIGTASNGKDALSHILTQSPHIVFMDIQMPHLLGTEVVEQLMGHANTFFIFVTAFDDQAIKAFELNAVDYLLKPYTDQRFYQSLNKAKAHCRSNALNHIIDSTSFSTNVSNKQYRTEIAIKSVGKIELVPLSEVIFLNASGNYIEVNTNGEKFLKRGTISQIESELDPEVFVRIHRSTIVKKSEIKELQNYFNGEYMVILKTGHQLKLSRSYKNALKAIVALD
- a CDS encoding sensor histidine kinase, whose translation is MSFFRKAQAHNARLLFINFTFWLLITLISATQLYVRFQNSYEGGWPNFVWRQSVVWMGWAVLTPFIFSLVSRVRSTNRLKNGMIHFGYAIGFTLVYTIILSTLSKLFFSPETSIFEFLQANLTTGTAANLLVYLLIAAFSMLIIYYQKAKLNKERQHELDLEVQSLEKQLLSAQLDTLKAQIQPHFLFNSLHSIASLIRKNELELATETIATLSDLLRATLKNQEKNLISLEEEMELIAKYLEVEKIRFGDTLRVKFHLDEKAKSTQIPAFISQPIVENCFKHAFHSMDNASLKISAVLDEDYLSLNIEDNGTDLSENTGKLSINGMGIKNVRQRLQTIYNGSASFSLSKSANGCTLAKFEIPIKSELHE
- a CDS encoding BatA domain-containing protein — its product is MLAVINFLNPTLLWGLLAISIPIIIHLFNLRRVKKIEFSNTSLLKRVKEESSAKRKPVELLILISRILGVILLVLTFARPVYKNQKNDLSLQDEVLVYLDNSLSLSVRGDGAQTAFDNAYSLTQDLVNAYPDGTVFRFIENSYSNSIATEFTKSSLTDNLTEIKQVGVDRSFLEISNRQTGQGISGDIYFVSDFQDNTGLELLRTDTANNYFLVPVAGSEYSNIYVDSVYLQNTFLSGSVTNLLRIQLRRNDRSIDQVNLKLYIDDRLSGTSQVNFEGDLLASYDFEIPSVDQGMDKIRITLDDPGLAFDNDYYLAINQLDKIRVLEIYQSNTPSFISALFEDNELFQFERVNANALDNQKIESADFILINQLATYTNQLSNAISNSIDGGKTVLIVPARQSNPNELNRLGLGVVRGTQQRVDLEVPDYENPFFEGVFVENSENLEMPNARVLFRLVNEELPYLSFKNGRSFLSKVLSNGSLFFFASSFDSDLTSFPNHALFVPVLYKLALGSKANLSNLYYSTDDETIIYPMNGQDRSDIYELRRGDVLLIPDQRQEENRLIMEIPKDQISAGHYDLVLNDQNVGTLAFNLPKEESDIHSIDFDYLEELSAAPSVTLLNSDGSQSVKEEIRAGIDGIPLWKYALLGALLFLFLEIILIRYL
- a CDS encoding dihydroorotase, with the translated sequence MEFLIRAAEILHPDSPLHKSTKDVLISNGKIHRIADRIEFDGQVISADGLKLSIGWFDMRAHYNDPGFEHKEDIDSGTRTALSGGFTDVALLPNTNPVVNTKNGVSYYQKHNKLSPVNLHPIAAVTIDCQGKELTEMIDLHHAGAIAFSDGLKTIWHTDILLKALQYLQKFDGLLINRPEDQHLTAFGHMNEGQVSTVLGLKGMPALSESVMIQRDLKLLDYAGGKIHFSLVSTKESVELIKAAKADGLKVTCDVGVNYLKFTEQDLEDYDTNLKVNPPYRLEEDRQALIEAVLDGTIDAVVSDHNPHDEEGKKLEFDLADFGSANQQSFYSVISAILGDKLDQVMSNFTSNPREILGIEVPKIEEGADACLTLFSPKKHWTFNSQTNNSKSVASPVFGNTLEGVVIGTINKGELHLNNYED
- a CDS encoding DUF4199 domain-containing protein, whose protein sequence is MKINPIIPRLSFRYGLAGGLMAIVAFLVFFYLDQEPWRNLISFMLDILIVGLFSFLSIKDFRSNYNNGELRFYHGMSLGFICYSTIAFVFAIFYLVFMQWIEPDFLNMFIETAKSDMELRKDMILQGVESDPEIYFAEQLASLDKITKSSLIFDSFLKKLIFGIFLTPIFSIVLRTRQA
- a CDS encoding DUF4199 domain-containing protein; translated protein: MEEQITTGQVAKKWGLIYGLVATVINLIPLLLELQASWWPVVNIVIAVVMYALATKEFKTNNGGFMTFGEGFRISMVAALIAGVIRNVVNYVYVKFIDDTVMQRIQQAVEDSWREQGMSEEQIEQMSGFSAGISNPEITLVLGIVFVLLGGLIWGSIVSAVNKNEAEDF
- a CDS encoding glycosyltransferase family 2 protein — encoded protein: MTQISIVIPLYNEEESLPELIDWISRVMKTHGFLYEVLMVDDGSTDGSWEVVQTLAQEHPIKAIKFNRNYGKSAALNVGFKHAEGEVVITMDADLQDSPDEIPDLFEMVKSGKHLVSGWKKKRYDPITKTIPSKLFNGVTRILSGIKLHDFNCGLKAYDQKLVKTLDIYGEMHRYIPVIAKRNGFTKIGEKVVEHRARKYGQTKFGIERFIYGFLDLLSISFVSRYKKRPMHFFGSLGTMSFLLGFVFVLGITWEKVRAIYILKTGDYRDIVEQPLFFLAIAAIIVGVQLFLAGFVGEMMVMNSHKRNDYIFDETIGLDQ